The following are encoded in a window of Rubellicoccus peritrichatus genomic DNA:
- a CDS encoding MFS transporter encodes MTSVSRIQLSAMMFLQFFIWGAWYVTAPNYLSGIGFTGSEFAWTYSVGPIAGMVTPFFVGMVADRFFSAQLVLGVLNLLGAALLILATSFMKGGQSPDAINMVFLGYMMTYYPTLAISNTIVMRHVEDSKKEFPLIRVFGTIGWIIAGLCLSWLSWDTSISMFYLAAAAATTLGLFSFFLPATPPESSSEKVSIGQIFGVDAFVLFKDRSFLVFLISSVLVCIPLAFYYQLASRVVEMLHLPIARTMSYGQMSEILFMLVMPLFFVRLGVKWMLFIGMMAWVLRYVLFSIGASDGIAWMIISGIVLHGICYDFFFVTGQIYTDRIASPKIRAQAQGLLVFFTLGLGMLIGANVAGRLEVFYTPAESIELKTKVQQIAAELAVLQNSSDADGGTLADLSQKMRKYRTEELQAMDWGKIWGIPTAMAGFVLLFFTLFFKEPQSEEGSSITL; translated from the coding sequence ATGACAAGTGTCAGTCGTATTCAGTTATCAGCAATGATGTTTCTCCAATTTTTTATTTGGGGAGCTTGGTACGTCACCGCACCGAATTACCTGAGTGGAATTGGTTTCACTGGAAGTGAATTTGCCTGGACTTATTCAGTTGGTCCTATTGCCGGAATGGTAACTCCGTTCTTTGTGGGCATGGTTGCGGATCGTTTTTTTTCTGCGCAGCTTGTTCTGGGCGTCTTAAATTTGTTGGGAGCTGCTTTGCTCATACTGGCTACTTCATTTATGAAAGGAGGCCAATCACCCGATGCAATCAATATGGTTTTCCTAGGGTATATGATGACCTATTACCCAACGCTTGCTATCAGTAATACTATTGTGATGCGCCATGTCGAAGATTCAAAGAAAGAGTTTCCCTTGATCCGGGTATTTGGGACGATTGGTTGGATTATTGCTGGATTGTGTCTGAGCTGGCTGTCATGGGATACAAGCATAAGTATGTTTTATCTTGCTGCTGCCGCAGCTACAACACTTGGTCTTTTCAGTTTTTTCTTACCCGCGACACCTCCAGAAAGCAGTTCTGAAAAAGTTTCAATAGGGCAGATATTTGGAGTCGATGCATTTGTTTTGTTCAAAGACCGCTCTTTTCTCGTATTCCTGATTAGCTCAGTCCTCGTTTGTATTCCACTTGCCTTCTATTATCAACTGGCAAGTCGGGTTGTTGAAATGCTGCATTTACCTATTGCCCGGACCATGTCCTATGGGCAGATGTCCGAAATTCTTTTCATGTTGGTGATGCCGCTTTTCTTTGTACGCCTCGGAGTGAAGTGGATGCTGTTCATTGGCATGATGGCTTGGGTGTTGCGTTATGTTCTTTTTAGTATTGGGGCATCTGATGGGATTGCATGGATGATTATTTCAGGAATCGTTCTTCATGGCATTTGCTACGATTTCTTTTTTGTTACAGGGCAGATTTACACTGATAGAATTGCGTCTCCAAAAATACGGGCGCAAGCACAGGGACTGCTTGTCTTCTTCACCCTTGGGTTGGGGATGTTAATAGGGGCTAATGTTGCTGGTCGACTGGAAGTCTTCTATACTCCTGCGGAATCAATTGAATTGAAGACAAAAGTTCAGCAGATTGCTGCCGAACTCGCTGTCCTGCAAAACAGTTCAGATGCGGATGGAGGGACGCTCGCAGATTTGAGTCAGAAGATGCGCAAATATAGAACTGAAGAGCTGCAAGCTATGGACTGGGGAAAAATATGGGGCATACCTACTGCAATGGCAGGTTTTGTATTACTATTTTTCACCCTTTTCTTTAAGGAGCCACAATCTGAGGAAGGCAGCTCAATTACATTATGA
- a CDS encoding Gfo/Idh/MocA family oxidoreductase yields MNKLKSIPVTRRTVLKSLSLAAAYSILPRAARANTIEGKLRIAQVGVGGQGKTNLGALLRHPSADVVALCDVDSDKLAVAVELCPEAETYRDYRVLFDEMSDEIDAVLVSTPDHMHAPIAMAAMELGKHVYCEKPLAHNVVENRELRLMADEMGLVTQMGIQLSSSIGQRMTVEYIRSGLIGKVSEVHVWSSKSWGSDDDSLKAPVTEPPEKLDWELWLGIAEERPYRNRTYHPALWRRLVDFGTGTLGDMGVHIFDTPYRALKLTAPLSVRSECRQPNGIYHPKSVITEYTFPSTSYTAEKLKWVWYDGRNAPPASIPGLELEEGMRMPEQGCVMVGENATLMMPHHSAPRTFPRDLIRSVPRPKLKPIDHHGQWIEACLTGGTTGAPFSYGGPLCEALQIGVVANRFPGQTLEWDADNMRVTNLPEANRYLSRKYRAFAS; encoded by the coding sequence ATGAATAAGTTGAAATCAATTCCAGTAACCCGTCGCACTGTATTGAAGAGTCTTTCTTTGGCGGCTGCATATTCGATACTGCCCAGAGCGGCCAGAGCAAATACAATTGAAGGTAAATTACGCATTGCCCAAGTAGGAGTAGGTGGGCAGGGGAAAACGAACCTCGGAGCATTACTACGACACCCCAGCGCGGATGTCGTTGCCTTGTGCGATGTGGATAGTGACAAGCTCGCCGTAGCAGTTGAATTATGCCCCGAAGCTGAAACTTACCGAGACTACAGAGTTCTTTTTGACGAAATGTCTGATGAGATCGATGCTGTTTTGGTTTCAACTCCTGACCATATGCACGCTCCCATAGCCATGGCGGCCATGGAGCTTGGGAAACATGTTTATTGTGAAAAGCCCTTGGCTCATAATGTGGTCGAAAATCGAGAGCTTCGTCTGATGGCTGATGAAATGGGTTTGGTGACGCAGATGGGCATTCAACTCAGTTCTTCAATTGGCCAGCGTATGACAGTTGAGTACATTCGTAGTGGGCTTATAGGGAAGGTATCAGAAGTACATGTCTGGTCTTCCAAAAGCTGGGGGAGTGATGATGATTCGTTGAAAGCTCCAGTGACTGAACCACCTGAGAAGCTGGATTGGGAACTTTGGTTGGGCATAGCCGAAGAGCGGCCTTATCGTAACAGGACATACCATCCTGCTTTGTGGCGTCGTCTTGTCGATTTTGGAACTGGAACGCTTGGAGATATGGGAGTGCATATTTTTGATACACCTTACCGTGCACTGAAACTGACGGCACCCCTTTCAGTTCGAAGTGAGTGCCGTCAACCCAATGGTATTTATCATCCGAAAAGCGTTATTACGGAATACACATTTCCATCGACTTCTTATACTGCAGAAAAATTGAAATGGGTGTGGTATGATGGACGGAATGCACCCCCTGCTTCGATACCTGGGCTTGAATTGGAAGAGGGCATGAGAATGCCGGAGCAAGGCTGCGTAATGGTTGGTGAGAACGCTACTTTGATGATGCCGCACCATAGCGCACCGCGGACATTTCCAAGGGATTTGATACGCAGCGTGCCGCGTCCAAAACTCAAGCCCATCGATCATCATGGTCAGTGGATCGAAGCTTGTTTGACTGGAGGAACAACTGGCGCACCGTTTTCATATGGTGGTCCATTATGTGAAGCGCTTCAGATTGGTGTTGTGGCGAACCGGTTTCCGGGACAAACTTTGGAGTGGGATGCAGATAATATGCGAGTGACAAATCTTCCTGAAGCAAATCGATACTTGAGCAGAAAATACAGAGCTTTTGCTAGCTGA
- a CDS encoding Gfo/Idh/MocA family oxidoreductase: MTINKRHRVLCVGAGNMGRAHALAYHRLDGFEIVGICTRKPESRKALIAELGTGYPEFNDYTEALAKTQPDAVCIATYPDTHFAYAKQALEAGCHVFVEKPLAETIGQAEKLVSLAKKVDRKLVVGYILRHHPSWKRFVETARTLGKPLVMRMNLNQQSSGKQWQTHLNLLSSISPVVDCGVHYVDVMCQMTQSRPVRVSGIGARLSGDLPDGKINYAQLQVTFADGSVGWYEAGWGPMMSEAAFFIKDVIGPRGSLSIVANKAGASGESANVEAHTGTQSLQFHHSALNADGEFQHEDEWIPMESEPDHDALFQLEQEYFLKTLDEDLDVTDLLQAACNASRIVLAADESFRTGKTIEL; this comes from the coding sequence ATGACTATAAATAAAAGACATCGTGTGTTATGTGTCGGTGCCGGCAATATGGGGCGGGCCCATGCCCTGGCATATCATCGATTGGATGGTTTCGAAATCGTTGGCATATGTACCCGTAAACCAGAGTCACGAAAAGCACTCATTGCTGAGCTTGGCACTGGTTATCCGGAGTTTAATGATTATACTGAAGCATTGGCTAAGACTCAGCCAGATGCAGTTTGTATTGCGACTTATCCGGACACTCACTTCGCTTATGCCAAGCAGGCTTTGGAGGCGGGATGTCATGTGTTTGTGGAAAAGCCTTTGGCAGAAACGATTGGTCAGGCAGAAAAGTTGGTCTCATTGGCTAAAAAAGTAGATCGCAAATTAGTGGTTGGCTATATTCTACGGCACCACCCGAGTTGGAAACGTTTCGTGGAAACAGCCCGAACGCTGGGGAAGCCATTAGTTATGCGCATGAACCTAAATCAACAGTCTTCCGGCAAACAATGGCAAACACACCTTAATCTGCTTTCATCCATTTCTCCAGTTGTTGACTGTGGGGTTCACTATGTCGATGTCATGTGCCAGATGACTCAATCACGACCCGTGCGCGTCTCAGGAATTGGAGCACGGCTGAGTGGTGATTTACCAGATGGGAAAATTAACTATGCCCAGCTACAAGTGACTTTTGCTGACGGATCGGTCGGCTGGTATGAAGCTGGTTGGGGCCCTATGATGAGCGAAGCCGCATTCTTCATTAAAGATGTGATTGGGCCTCGTGGGAGTCTTTCAATTGTCGCAAATAAAGCGGGAGCCTCAGGAGAGAGCGCGAATGTTGAAGCGCATACGGGAACTCAGAGTCTGCAATTCCACCATAGTGCGTTGAATGCCGATGGTGAGTTTCAACATGAGGACGAATGGATACCGATGGAGTCGGAACCTGACCATGATGCACTTTTTCAATTGGAGCAGGAGTATTTTCTAAAAACTCTTGATGAAGATCTGGATGTCACGGATCTCCTTCAAGCCGCCTGCAATGCCAGTCGGATTGTTCTGGCTGCTGATGAGAGCTTTCGCACTGGAAAAACAATTGAGCTTTGA
- a CDS encoding family 16 glycoside hydrolase, whose amino-acid sequence MKYITAFVFIILIDPLFADITEPRIGFNPLFDENSSSDSLANFSTLDREYGDIELILDFKSSSGEVSGLYLRGDNEIHTGIETEPNKWNKLKLRHIGNRMWIWLNDDLILDGLETCPFIENQESLPAKGRIRLESADGVMKWANIWVRELVPEEANEYLRVNESGIGFSPVFNGKDLDGWRGDKVGKSVHDEVLKWEGGGHLYTEDQYTDFILRFEFTLSPGANNGLAIRSTGHGNPAYDAMTELQILDNNSQRYEELDSRQYHGSAYGMAAARRGYLRNPGEWNYQEVQVIGSTIRVELNGTVILETDLSEVTDYLQNKEHPGKMLEEGYIGFAGHGNHALQFRNISIKEVD is encoded by the coding sequence ATGAAATATATTACCGCGTTCGTATTCATCATTCTGATTGATCCGCTATTTGCTGATATTACAGAACCGCGCATAGGTTTTAATCCGTTGTTTGATGAAAATAGTTCGTCTGATTCGCTTGCTAATTTCTCAACTCTTGATCGTGAGTACGGTGATATTGAATTGATACTCGATTTTAAATCAAGTTCTGGCGAGGTAAGTGGGCTCTACCTGAGAGGTGACAATGAGATTCATACAGGGATTGAGACGGAACCGAATAAATGGAACAAGCTGAAGCTTCGTCATATTGGTAATCGCATGTGGATCTGGCTGAATGATGATCTAATTCTGGATGGCTTGGAAACTTGCCCATTTATTGAGAATCAAGAATCTCTACCTGCGAAGGGACGCATTCGCCTGGAATCAGCAGATGGCGTAATGAAATGGGCGAATATTTGGGTTCGTGAACTTGTACCAGAAGAAGCGAATGAGTATTTGCGCGTAAATGAATCGGGTATTGGCTTCTCTCCAGTTTTTAACGGTAAGGACCTTGATGGATGGCGGGGAGATAAGGTTGGCAAATCTGTTCATGATGAGGTCTTAAAATGGGAAGGTGGCGGACATCTTTATACAGAAGATCAATACACTGACTTTATTTTACGATTTGAATTTACGCTGTCTCCGGGGGCAAATAATGGCTTGGCGATTCGTTCTACTGGTCATGGGAATCCAGCTTACGATGCGATGACAGAATTACAGATTCTCGACAATAACTCCCAAAGATACGAAGAGCTGGATTCGCGTCAGTATCACGGAAGTGCTTATGGCATGGCAGCTGCGCGGCGTGGTTATTTGCGTAACCCCGGAGAATGGAATTACCAGGAAGTACAAGTTATCGGTTCGACTATTCGTGTTGAGTTAAATGGGACGGTTATTCTCGAAACTGACTTATCTGAAGTCACGGACTATTTGCAAAACAAGGAACATCCTGGGAAAATGCTGGAAGAGGGTTACATTGGATTTGCTGGGCATGGTAATCACGCACTGCAATTCAGAAATATCAGTATCAAAGAGGTTGATTAA
- the htpG gene encoding molecular chaperone HtpG — protein MSTQAPEKHSFQAEVKQVLDIVVNSLYTDKEIFVRELVSNASDALEKLRHTQLTEKDIKDDNLELEINITTDDAAGTLTIQDFGIGMTRDELIGNIGTIAHSGSKAFLEAIKESGGANENLIGQFGVGFYSVFMVAEKVDVFTHTWHTGGEGFLWSSDGSGEYIIEPSAGQRRGTKIVIKLKEEHKEFSQEARIKGILERYSSFIEFPVNLNGEKVNTTQAVWLKSKSDVTEEEYKEFYKFQAKASDEPMDWMHFAADAPLSINALLYFPGHNPEMPGFGRIDCGVALHCRKVLIDPEPKKLFPEWMRFLKGVVDSADLPLNISRESMQDSALIAKLSQVLTKRLIKHLADMAKKDEEKYNQIWKTFGNYLKEGVAADFTHREGLAPLLRFESSMTEAGKTTGLQAYVDRMKEDQKEIYFITGPNRQTIESGPYLEGFKSRGIEVLFCIDPIDDFVLGNLSQFQEKQLVSAEQDDLELGESNEVPEGEALDDASTEGLCTWLKETLGERVKEVSAGKRLVDSPVLALNADKMMTANMRRMMAAMQSSGESNEPMPIAVNLQINTRHPLIKNLAAMKDSNAETAKLVAEQVLDNSLIAAGLLDDPRQMVNRLNDLLEKVTKA, from the coding sequence ATGTCCACACAAGCGCCCGAAAAGCACAGTTTTCAAGCCGAGGTCAAGCAAGTCCTCGATATTGTCGTAAACTCACTCTACACCGACAAGGAGATATTTGTCCGAGAATTGGTGTCCAATGCTTCTGATGCCCTTGAGAAGCTGCGTCACACGCAATTGACCGAGAAGGACATCAAGGATGACAACCTTGAGCTGGAGATTAATATTACCACGGATGATGCCGCTGGCACACTGACCATTCAGGACTTCGGCATCGGTATGACCCGTGACGAACTGATTGGCAATATCGGCACAATTGCACATTCCGGCTCAAAAGCCTTCCTCGAAGCTATCAAGGAAAGCGGCGGAGCTAATGAGAACCTCATCGGCCAGTTTGGAGTCGGCTTTTACTCCGTCTTCATGGTCGCAGAAAAAGTAGATGTCTTTACGCACACCTGGCACACAGGCGGCGAAGGTTTTCTCTGGAGCTCCGATGGCTCAGGTGAATACATCATCGAACCATCCGCTGGACAGCGTCGTGGTACGAAGATCGTCATTAAACTGAAAGAAGAGCATAAGGAATTTTCTCAGGAAGCTCGCATCAAGGGCATTCTTGAGCGCTACTCCAGCTTCATTGAATTTCCTGTTAATCTCAACGGTGAGAAGGTCAACACGACCCAGGCCGTCTGGTTGAAGTCAAAAAGCGACGTAACCGAAGAGGAATACAAAGAGTTTTACAAGTTTCAGGCCAAAGCATCTGACGAGCCGATGGACTGGATGCACTTTGCGGCAGATGCTCCTCTATCGATCAATGCCCTGCTCTACTTTCCTGGGCACAACCCTGAAATGCCAGGCTTTGGCCGTATCGACTGTGGCGTCGCCCTTCATTGCCGTAAGGTTCTGATTGATCCAGAACCAAAGAAGCTCTTCCCCGAATGGATGCGTTTCCTCAAGGGTGTCGTGGACAGTGCTGATTTACCGCTCAATATTTCACGTGAATCCATGCAGGACAGTGCCCTGATCGCAAAGCTTAGCCAAGTTCTGACGAAGCGCCTGATCAAACATCTGGCCGACATGGCCAAGAAGGATGAAGAGAAGTACAACCAAATCTGGAAAACCTTTGGCAACTACCTCAAAGAAGGCGTCGCCGCAGACTTCACACATCGCGAAGGACTGGCTCCCTTGCTTCGCTTCGAGTCCTCCATGACTGAAGCCGGAAAAACGACTGGCCTTCAGGCATACGTTGATCGCATGAAGGAAGATCAAAAAGAAATTTACTTCATCACGGGACCCAACCGTCAAACGATCGAGAGTGGTCCATATCTCGAAGGCTTCAAATCGCGTGGCATCGAAGTCCTCTTCTGCATCGATCCAATCGACGATTTTGTCCTGGGTAACCTCAGTCAGTTTCAGGAGAAACAACTCGTTTCCGCGGAACAGGATGATCTTGAACTGGGTGAGTCGAATGAAGTTCCCGAAGGCGAGGCACTTGATGATGCTTCGACTGAAGGCCTTTGCACTTGGTTAAAAGAAACCCTTGGCGAACGCGTCAAGGAAGTGTCAGCAGGCAAACGACTTGTCGACAGCCCAGTCCTGGCACTTAATGCTGACAAAATGATGACGGCCAACATGCGCCGTATGATGGCGGCTATGCAATCGTCGGGCGAAAGCAACGAGCCAATGCCAATTGCAGTAAACCTCCAAATCAACACGCGTCATCCGCTGATCAAAAATCTGGCTGCAATGAAAGACTCCAATGCTGAAACCGCAAAGCTCGTGGCAGAACAGGTACTCGATAACTCACTTATCGCTGCAGGCTTACTCGACGATCCTCGCCAAATGGTGAATCGCCTGAATGATCTGCTGGAAAAAGTAACAAAAGCGTAA
- a CDS encoding type II secretion system protein, which produces MHTYCNKKKRGFTLLEIMMVVVIIGLLIAMAVPGFRKMKENSRASAIANDFRVFSDALHEYNILEGGWPHPNDNAGEFPAGMDGFLSHAWTNESPVGGNYFFEHPPGEDARLVIRSSNISARVIELVDRKLDDGDISSGQLRGNDSQIALTLL; this is translated from the coding sequence ATGCACACTTATTGCAATAAAAAGAAGAGAGGCTTTACCCTGCTTGAAATCATGATGGTTGTCGTGATTATTGGCTTATTGATCGCTATGGCCGTGCCTGGATTTCGCAAAATGAAGGAGAATAGCCGGGCCAGTGCTATAGCAAACGACTTTAGGGTTTTTTCCGACGCACTTCACGAATACAACATTCTCGAAGGTGGATGGCCTCATCCCAATGATAATGCAGGTGAGTTTCCGGCAGGTATGGACGGCTTCCTTTCACATGCCTGGACTAATGAAAGCCCAGTTGGTGGTAACTACTTTTTCGAGCATCCTCCGGGCGAAGACGCCAGACTTGTCATTCGTAGCAGTAACATAAGTGCTCGAGTCATTGAATTAGTCGATAGAAAGCTGGACGACGGTGATATATCGTCAGGGCAGCTTAGAGGAAATGATTCCCAAATCGCTTTAACACTCCTGTAG